From Piscinibacter gummiphilus:
AGCTGGGCCTCGCCGAAGGCCCCGGCGCGCCCGTGCTGCGCACCGGCCCGCTGCCCGACGAGATGCTGCCCACACTGATGCGCCGCGCCGACGTGCTGGCCATGCCGTCGCTCGTCGAAGGCTTCGGCCTCGTCGCGCTCGAAGCACTCGCCTGCGGCACGCCGGTGCTGGTCTCCAGTCGCCCGCCGTTCACCGAGCACCTGCGTGATGAGGCCGCCGTCGCGTGGTGCGACCCGGAGCGCATCGAGTCCATCGCCGCCGGGCTGCAATCGGCCGCGCGCATGCCCAAGCTCGACGCGCCGCCGGCCGTGTGCCTGGCCCATGCGTGGGAGCGCAGCGCGGCGCTGCACGAAGCCTGGTACCTGCGCACGCTGCGCGAATCGATCTCCACGCCGGCCGAAGCCATCACAACCTGAGACCGACCCCATGCCCGCCATGCACTACCGCCTTCGCTGGCCCGATGCCAGCGAGACCGTCTGCTACTCGCCCTCGCTCGTGATCCACGACTACCTCACTCCGGGCGAGGACTACCCGCTGCCCGAGCTGCTGCAGCGCGTGCGCGAGGCCACCGCCATCGCGAGCGAGCGTGTGCGCGAGAAGTTCGGCTTCGCCTGCTC
This genomic window contains:
- a CDS encoding MSMEG_0570 family nitrogen starvation response protein, which encodes MPAMHYRLRWPDASETVCYSPSLVIHDYLTPGEDYPLPELLQRVREATAIASERVREKFGFACSRAADQLLQTEAHAAPFVDDAEARVRVVAFEPA